Proteins encoded in a region of the Cetobacterium ceti genome:
- a CDS encoding TonB-dependent receptor: MKKSILLGAFIVTATMALGKEDGNFVKLEDTVITTENFETTVRDTPSNISIVTSDEIEKSGAKDLVQALQNVPGISIKRYAGTIKFDIRGLNSMYSDRNALITLDGVPVSASQINNLPIESISKIEVIPGGGAVLYGDKAIGGIVNILTKSAMDKPFYGNVYLETGDNHYGKKGFDTGFKVTDKLLAEVGYTNSNPSAWRHGEKFEKDEARIRTKYQLEKGDVEFKYTHSENEDHKGVAVPRYVSDKDRRDPGEIIRSKNKSNDYYLKYRKELGNDYEFLAYGNYYEKENLSFDSKNNSYYKDDKDVKKYLKMQVKKTYMNSNYLILGMDYLKDEIKPYESSKDSVKNNYGIFAMNKINYNKFQFTQGIRYDKAKYDFYWRDASLNAPEKKGTKDNVKYGNYSLELSGNYLYSDTGSTYLTYTRAFRTPTVGEIRYTKNSEKLKSQTQDTIELGVKDFVGNTYVTLSTFYKKTNDEIYSAIPPEFTGMVNYNIGDTKRIGFEGFAEHYIGKLTLNTSATYIHHKVINGAYKNSYIPSVPNWKLTAGAKYDFTERFTVGGDWLYYSNSYDLDDIKNERGETVKGYYIFNMSAYYKFENGIILTARIENIFDKKYDEYAGYWDDTYEGKDNPKYRRQYYPAIGRNYTLGIEYKF; this comes from the coding sequence ATGAAAAAAAGTATTTTATTAGGAGCTTTTATAGTAACAGCAACAATGGCTTTAGGTAAGGAAGATGGGAACTTCGTTAAACTAGAGGACACAGTCATTACAACTGAAAATTTTGAAACAACAGTAAGAGATACTCCATCAAATATTTCAATAGTTACATCAGATGAAATAGAAAAAAGTGGAGCAAAAGATTTAGTTCAAGCATTGCAAAATGTTCCAGGAATATCAATAAAAAGGTATGCAGGAACAATAAAATTTGATATTAGAGGATTAAATTCGATGTACAGTGATAGAAATGCATTAATTACATTGGATGGAGTTCCTGTATCAGCTTCACAAATTAATAACTTACCAATAGAAAGTATTTCCAAAATAGAAGTTATTCCAGGAGGAGGAGCAGTTTTATATGGAGATAAAGCTATAGGTGGAATAGTAAATATACTTACAAAATCTGCAATGGATAAACCTTTTTATGGAAATGTATATTTAGAAACTGGAGATAATCACTATGGTAAAAAGGGATTTGATACTGGATTTAAAGTAACAGATAAATTATTAGCTGAAGTGGGATATACAAATTCAAATCCTAGTGCATGGAGACATGGAGAAAAATTTGAAAAAGATGAAGCTAGAATTAGAACTAAATATCAATTGGAAAAGGGAGATGTTGAATTTAAATATACACATTCAGAAAATGAAGATCATAAAGGTGTAGCAGTTCCTAGATATGTTAGTGATAAAGATAGAAGAGATCCAGGTGAAATTATAAGAAGTAAAAATAAAAGTAATGATTATTATTTAAAATATAGAAAAGAATTAGGCAATGATTATGAATTTTTAGCATATGGTAATTATTATGAAAAAGAGAATTTATCTTTTGATAGTAAAAACAATAGTTATTATAAAGATGATAAAGATGTAAAAAAATACTTAAAAATGCAAGTGAAAAAAACATATATGAATTCAAATTATTTAATATTAGGAATGGATTATTTAAAAGATGAGATAAAACCATATGAGAGCTCAAAAGATTCAGTTAAAAATAATTATGGTATTTTTGCCATGAATAAAATAAACTACAATAAATTTCAATTTACTCAAGGAATTAGATATGATAAGGCAAAATATGATTTTTATTGGAGAGATGCATCTTTAAATGCTCCAGAAAAAAAAGGAACTAAAGATAATGTAAAATATGGAAACTATTCTTTAGAATTAAGTGGAAATTATTTATATTCTGATACAGGTTCCACATATTTAACATATACAAGAGCTTTTAGAACACCTACTGTGGGAGAGATAAGATATACTAAAAATTCAGAAAAATTGAAATCGCAAACACAGGATACGATAGAATTAGGAGTTAAAGATTTCGTAGGGAATACATATGTTACTTTATCAACATTTTATAAAAAAACAAATGATGAGATTTATTCCGCAATTCCACCAGAATTTACAGGAATGGTTAATTATAATATAGGGGATACAAAAAGAATTGGTTTTGAAGGATTTGCAGAGCACTATATAGGAAAATTAACATTAAATACTTCTGCAACTTATATACATCATAAAGTTATAAATGGAGCATATAAAAACTCCTATATACCAAGTGTACCTAATTGGAAATTAACAGCAGGAGCAAAATATGACTTTACAGAAAGATTTACAGTAGGTGGAGACTGGTTATATTATAGTAATTCCTATGATTTAGATGATATTAAAAATGAACGTGGGGAAACTGTAAAAGGATATTATATATTTAATATGTCTGCATATTATAAATTTGAAAATGGTATAATATTAACAGCAAGAATTGAAAATATTTTTGATAAAAAATATGATGAATATGCTGGATATTGGGATGATACTTATGAAGGAAAGGATAATCCAAAATATAGAAGACAATATTATCCAGCTATAGGAAGAAATTACACTTTAGGAATTGAATATAAATTTTAA
- a CDS encoding segregation and condensation protein A: MDLVVKIDNFEGPLDLLLHLIEKKKMKISEIKICQLIDDYVEYLEKAKEDNLEIKVEFLLIASELLEIKALSLLNLHREEEKEKELKRKLEEYKIFKEISIKIGEMENEYNISYSRGEGLKINKKTSLEIDVKDLKKEDIFNIYSKFLNKLPEQIIEITYENKYSLEIEMEKLIGNLDKPKSLEEIFQGAESRTHLVYMFLGILDLYKEGRINIDEKYILTLK; this comes from the coding sequence ATGGATTTAGTAGTTAAAATAGATAATTTTGAAGGACCTTTGGATTTACTTCTTCATTTAATTGAAAAAAAGAAAATGAAAATATCTGAAATAAAAATTTGCCAATTAATAGATGATTATGTGGAATATCTAGAAAAGGCTAAGGAAGATAACTTAGAAATAAAGGTAGAATTTTTACTAATAGCTTCAGAACTTTTAGAAATAAAGGCTCTATCCCTACTTAATTTACATAGGGAAGAGGAGAAGGAAAAGGAACTTAAAAGAAAATTAGAAGAATATAAAATATTTAAGGAAATTTCAATAAAAATTGGGGAAATGGAAAATGAGTATAATATTTCCTATTCTAGAGGAGAGGGATTAAAAATAAATAAAAAAACCTCCTTGGAAATAGATGTAAAAGATTTGAAAAAGGAGGATATATTTAACATATATTCAAAATTTTTAAATAAACTTCCAGAACAAATTATTGAGATAACCTATGAAAATAAATATAGTTTAGAAATAGAAATGGAAAAATTAATTGGGAATTTAGATAAACCAAAATCCTTAGAAGAAATTTTCCAAGGGGCAGAAAGTAGAACCCATTTAGTTTATATGTTTTTAGGAATTTTAGATTTATATAAAGAGGGTAGAATAAATATAGATGAAAAATATATTTTAACGTTAAAATAA
- the corA gene encoding magnesium/cobalt transporter CorA → MRVEEVKVKKNRKLGEAPGTLVYTGNRKDEKIKITYYAYDEKDVEKKEYDIGVNMACLKPQKDVNWIDISGIHNVKLVEKIGSLYNIDNLILEDLLNSDQRPKVDERVDFIFAVLKMITVNKKTEEIIYEQVSFILGKNYLLTFQETPDDIFQKIRERIEQGVGKIRLRKENYLAYSLLDAIVDNYLIVLEEFENEIDRLEDKILNNVDSKDMEKIIALKKKLSVFKKNVNPVREMTIKLGTNEVFDSGIRNYLKDLYDHIVVVSETIENLHSRVSGLIELYNSSIGNAMNEIMKVLTTISTIFIPLSFITGMYGMNFANMPELNWKYGYYVTLILMVLIVVGMIIYFKRKKWW, encoded by the coding sequence ATGAGAGTAGAAGAGGTTAAAGTAAAAAAGAATAGAAAATTAGGGGAAGCTCCAGGAACATTGGTTTATACAGGAAATAGAAAAGATGAGAAAATAAAAATAACATATTATGCCTATGATGAAAAGGATGTTGAAAAAAAAGAGTATGATATAGGGGTAAATATGGCCTGTTTGAAACCTCAAAAAGATGTGAATTGGATAGATATAAGTGGGATTCATAATGTGAAATTAGTGGAAAAAATAGGTAGTTTATATAATATAGATAACTTAATTTTAGAGGATTTATTAAATAGTGATCAAAGACCTAAAGTGGATGAAAGGGTTGATTTTATATTTGCTGTTTTAAAAATGATAACAGTAAATAAAAAAACAGAGGAAATTATTTATGAGCAAGTATCCTTTATCTTAGGAAAAAACTACCTTCTAACTTTCCAAGAAACACCAGATGATATTTTCCAAAAAATTAGAGAAAGAATAGAACAGGGAGTAGGGAAAATAAGATTACGTAAGGAAAATTACTTGGCATATTCTCTATTAGATGCTATAGTAGATAATTATCTTATAGTTTTAGAAGAGTTTGAAAATGAAATAGACAGATTAGAGGATAAAATTTTAAATAATGTGGATTCTAAGGATATGGAAAAAATAATTGCTTTAAAAAAGAAGTTATCTGTATTTAAGAAAAATGTTAATCCAGTTAGGGAGATGACAATAAAATTAGGAACTAATGAAGTTTTTGATAGTGGAATTAGAAACTATTTAAAAGATTTATATGACCACATTGTGGTTGTAAGTGAAACTATAGAAAATTTACATAGTAGAGTATCTGGATTAATAGAACTTTATAATTCATCCATTGGAAATGCTATGAATGAAATTATGAAAGTCTTAACAACAATTTCAACTATATTTATTCCTTTATCTTTTATAACAGGGATGTATGGAATGAACTTTGCTAATATGCCAGAACTTAATTGGAAATATGGATATTATGTAACTTTAATTTTAATGGTTTTAATAGTAGTAGGAATGATAATTTATTTTAAAAGAAAGAAATGGTGGTAG
- the whiA gene encoding DNA-binding protein WhiA has product MSYTYKVKNEILSKGNLSLEEKYTEVRAVLLGKNAIYEDKIELKLENRELAERVYDFLKDITDLRIGIKYSISKKLGEHNVYIISILKQRGFKVFIEDLNTYTKEYIEGKHNLEGSFMRGLFLACGYIKPPEKEYALDFFIDSDEIAQELYELLKEQNKKVFITRKRNRPLVYIRNSEDIMDIIVLMGSLKEFYSYEETTMIKDLKNKTIREMNWEVANETKTLNTGKKQIKMINYIGKKIGLNTLSPVLEEIAFLRLQNPESSLVELGELIGISKSGIRNRFRRIEDIYNELIEKERE; this is encoded by the coding sequence ATGTCTTATACTTATAAAGTAAAGAATGAAATTCTTTCAAAGGGGAATTTATCCTTAGAGGAGAAGTATACAGAGGTAAGAGCTGTACTTCTAGGTAAAAATGCCATATATGAGGATAAAATAGAGTTAAAACTTGAAAATAGAGAACTAGCTGAAAGGGTCTATGATTTTTTAAAAGATATTACAGACCTTAGAATTGGAATAAAATATTCTATAAGTAAAAAGCTAGGGGAACATAATGTATATATAATATCTATATTAAAACAAAGGGGATTTAAGGTATTTATAGAGGATCTAAATACCTATACAAAGGAATATATAGAAGGAAAACATAACCTTGAAGGGAGTTTTATGAGAGGGCTATTTTTAGCTTGTGGATACATAAAACCTCCTGAAAAAGAATATGCATTGGACTTTTTCATAGATAGTGATGAAATCGCACAGGAACTCTATGAGCTTTTGAAGGAGCAAAATAAAAAAGTATTTATAACAAGAAAAAGAAATAGACCTTTAGTTTATATTAGAAACTCAGAGGACATTATGGATATAATAGTTTTAATGGGATCTTTAAAGGAGTTTTATTCCTACGAAGAAACAACTATGATTAAAGATTTAAAAAATAAAACTATTAGAGAGATGAATTGGGAAGTTGCTAACGAAACAAAGACTTTAAATACTGGTAAAAAACAAATAAAAATGATAAATTATATAGGAAAGAAAATAGGATTAAATACCTTAAGTCCTGTATTAGAAGAGATAGCCTTTTTAAGATTACAAAATCCTGAAAGTTCCCTTGTGGAATTGGGAGAATTAATAGGAATTTCAAAGTCGGGAATTAGAAATAGATTTAGAAGAATTGAAGATATATATAACGAACTCATAGAAAAGGAAAGGGAGTAA
- a CDS encoding bifunctional riboflavin kinase/FAD synthetase, producing MVIINDILNCDIDLKNSYVAIGAFDGIHRGHRELIESAVARAKANNGKAVIFTFANHPLETIDIRKAPKLINSREEKVHILASLGVDYLIMQPFTKDFANMDPEYFVGHVLKNIMNTKEIFIGFNFSFGKGGKAKTEELKKFGEKYNVLVNVIEPVKINGEIVSSTIIRDRILKGNLEETNLFLGAPFLIIGEVIHGKKLGRVMGFPTANLKILNKIYPPFGIYGGKVLIEGEHSERSAVINIGKNPTLKPGEQSIEVHILDFNGDIYGKKIYVRLLKYMRNEKKFNSMEELKSTINGDVKNWREFLKEENNGFSS from the coding sequence ATGGTTATAATCAATGATATATTAAATTGTGACATAGATCTAAAAAATTCCTATGTTGCTATTGGAGCTTTTGATGGAATACATAGGGGACATAGGGAACTTATAGAATCGGCAGTGGCAAGGGCAAAGGCAAATAATGGAAAGGCTGTTATTTTCACCTTTGCCAATCATCCCTTAGAAACCATAGATATAAGAAAGGCACCTAAACTTATAAATTCAAGAGAGGAAAAAGTTCATATTCTTGCAAGTTTAGGAGTAGACTATTTAATTATGCAACCTTTTACAAAGGATTTCGCCAATATGGATCCAGAATATTTTGTAGGTCATGTTTTAAAAAATATAATGAATACAAAGGAGATATTCATAGGATTTAATTTTTCCTTTGGAAAGGGTGGTAAAGCAAAAACAGAGGAACTTAAAAAGTTTGGAGAGAAATATAATGTTTTAGTAAATGTTATAGAACCAGTAAAAATAAATGGAGAGATAGTTAGTTCAACTATTATAAGAGATAGAATTTTAAAGGGAAATTTAGAAGAAACTAATTTATTTTTAGGAGCTCCTTTTTTAATAATAGGAGAGGTAATTCATGGGAAAAAGTTAGGAAGAGTTATGGGATTTCCCACAGCTAATTTAAAAATTCTCAATAAAATATACCCTCCATTTGGAATATATGGAGGGAAAGTTTTAATAGAGGGAGAGCACAGTGAAAGAAGTGCAGTTATAAATATAGGAAAAAACCCTACATTAAAACCTGGAGAACAAAGTATAGAAGTTCATATATTAGATTTTAATGGAGATATTTACGGTAAAAAAATATATGTAAGACTTTTAAAATATATGAGAAATGAAAAAAAATTCAATTCCATGGAAGAGTTAAAGTCAACCATAAATGGAGATGTAAAAAACTGGAGAGAATTTTTAAAAGAGGAAAATAATGGATTTAGTAGTTAA
- a CDS encoding Eco57I restriction-modification methylase domain-containing protein, translating into MREKDYNYKIYTPYEFAIKMVKKSLEYYFSQGINEEKFKNLRICDLSCGTGNLLLVALEELLKYSKKYFGEYRYYEEWISGYDIDEKALEICLERIKSFLKEYNLEFEKINLNLQDSLYLNFEKKFDILIGNPPYLGEKNNKEIFQKIREIEFGKKYYESKMDYLYFFIEKGMDILKDKGILTYVTTNYWLKADGAHKLREKFQREGKFLEIDTFEFSLFKNAIGQHNMIFSWIKSGEKDEFTILEEDINFQGHNSEIYNENGKIVLAPRNIMELNKSILEKRNFNLGDLVNVNQGIVTGYDKAFVFKEKVKEFEEYLKPFYKNKDIEKYSTSKKPPFWILYLDKNVNLPENILEYLEQFKEKLSLRREVKTDRIAWWELQWARDEEIFLKDKIVVRQRCKSNNFAYNESIFYGSADIYYLTKKNEEIDLFYILGYLNSEIFYRWFKYNGKIKGKNLEFYSTPLKETPIYYPLDKNEREKINILVKKQILRYSEEIQKEIDEYFNDIFNG; encoded by the coding sequence ATGAGGGAAAAGGACTACAATTATAAAATATATACACCCTATGAATTTGCAATAAAAATGGTAAAAAAATCCCTGGAATATTATTTTAGTCAGGGAATCAACGAGGAAAAATTTAAAAATCTTAGAATTTGTGATTTGTCCTGTGGAACTGGAAATTTATTATTAGTAGCCCTAGAGGAACTTCTAAAATATTCTAAAAAATATTTTGGTGAGTATAGATATTATGAAGAGTGGATAAGTGGATATGATATAGATGAAAAGGCTCTAGAAATTTGTTTGGAAAGAATAAAGAGTTTTTTAAAAGAATATAATTTGGAATTTGAAAAAATAAATTTAAATTTACAAGATTCACTATATTTAAATTTTGAAAAAAAATTTGATATTTTAATAGGAAATCCTCCCTATTTAGGAGAAAAGAACAATAAAGAAATTTTTCAAAAAATAAGGGAAATAGAATTTGGAAAAAAATATTATGAATCAAAAATGGATTATCTTTATTTCTTTATTGAAAAGGGAATGGATATATTAAAGGATAAGGGCATTTTAACCTATGTGACAACTAACTATTGGTTAAAGGCTGATGGGGCACATAAATTAAGGGAAAAATTTCAAAGGGAGGGAAAATTTTTAGAAATAGATACCTTTGAATTTTCACTTTTTAAAAATGCCATAGGACAGCATAATATGATATTTTCTTGGATAAAATCAGGGGAAAAGGATGAGTTTACAATTTTAGAAGAGGATATTAATTTTCAAGGACATAATAGCGAAATTTACAATGAAAATGGAAAAATTGTTTTAGCTCCTAGAAATATTATGGAACTAAATAAAAGTATTCTTGAAAAAAGAAATTTTAATTTAGGTGATCTTGTAAATGTAAATCAAGGAATAGTAACAGGATATGATAAGGCCTTTGTTTTTAAAGAAAAGGTAAAGGAATTTGAAGAGTATTTAAAACCATTTTATAAAAATAAGGATATTGAAAAATATAGTACTTCTAAAAAACCACCTTTTTGGATTTTATATTTAGATAAAAATGTAAACCTTCCAGAAAATATTTTAGAATATTTAGAGCAGTTCAAAGAAAAATTATCCCTTCGTAGAGAGGTTAAAACAGATAGAATAGCTTGGTGGGAACTTCAATGGGCTAGAGATGAAGAGATATTTTTAAAGGATAAAATTGTTGTAAGGCAAAGATGTAAATCTAATAATTTTGCCTACAATGAAAGTATATTTTATGGAAGTGCAGATATTTATTATTTAACTAAAAAAAATGAGGAAATAGATCTATTTTATATTTTAGGTTATTTAAATTCAGAAATATTTTATAGATGGTTTAAATATAATGGAAAAATTAAGGGAAAAAATTTAGAATTTTATTCTACTCCTTTAAAGGAAACACCAATTTATTATCCCTTAGATAAAAATGAAAGAGAAAAAATAAATATACTTGTAAAAAAACAAATATTAAGGTATTCAGAGGAGATACAAAAAGAAATAGATGAATATTTCAATGATATTTTTAATGGGTAG
- a CDS encoding BglG family transcription antiterminator: MISSRGILILEKLLKDKENQNLKDLVEYFDLGERTIRYEIEKLMEEINEVENIIEISRGNITINNREVSKKFLENNYSVKVFSSEERELYILFKILFFRIINQSEVMEEMDISRSTIKIHLKNIKNILDKYHLTLESCHKKGLKLVGEEENIRSLLLKTITSIKKQGNIFFKKILDNYLALDEDGIKIFINYCQKLMEKIISDEAYEIIKNYIIIMILMIRNKNEIDKIKNEKFLENTKEYEYVNRGGTLLEAHYEINISKMEFLKITDYFLGSHTYNVSYSYYENWVEMEILVTKLINEFNKRIEVDISRDEILIDGLLNHLKPTIYRINNNIELENSIYEEVLESYPHLYKITSDVVKQLEDYIGNKFTEDEIAFLSIHFKAAIDRNKVKSKNKKNVLIVCGLGYGTSKLLSQKLREIYSIEIVDIIPKHFLKKTLKENENIDCIITSLDLSEENIDREIIRVHPILIEEDIKKLDKSGISRRNKKILFSKLMDTIKKYSIITEEEKLLEELKDILEINLVDDISPKKLTIFDMLDKNSIVRMEKISSWEEGIKIAGNILMEKGAIKETYIDGMIETIKKYGSYMVLAPGIVFPHARTEENVIKSSFGILQLDEGVLFPGNKLIKTIVAFSSRDNKEHIEAFVEIVEIFNGQNFSMDNFINKIQ, translated from the coding sequence ATGATATCAAGTAGAGGGATTTTAATTTTAGAAAAATTATTAAAAGATAAAGAAAATCAAAATTTGAAAGATTTGGTGGAATATTTTGATTTAGGCGAGAGAACTATAAGATATGAAATTGAAAAACTTATGGAAGAAATTAATGAAGTTGAAAATATAATTGAAATTTCTCGTGGAAATATCACTATAAACAATAGAGAAGTTAGTAAAAAATTTTTAGAGAATAATTATAGTGTAAAAGTTTTTTCTTCTGAGGAGAGAGAATTATATATTCTTTTTAAAATTTTATTTTTTAGAATAATAAATCAAAGTGAAGTAATGGAAGAGATGGATATAAGTAGAAGTACCATAAAAATCCATTTGAAAAATATAAAAAATATATTGGATAAGTATCATTTAACTTTAGAATCTTGTCATAAAAAAGGATTAAAATTAGTAGGAGAAGAGGAAAATATAAGAAGTTTATTATTAAAAACAATAACTTCTATAAAAAAACAAGGAAATATATTTTTTAAAAAGATTTTAGATAATTATTTAGCTTTAGATGAAGATGGGATTAAAATTTTTATAAACTATTGTCAAAAGTTAATGGAAAAAATTATTTCAGATGAAGCTTACGAAATTATTAAAAATTATATAATAATTATGATTTTAATGATTAGAAACAAAAATGAAATTGATAAGATAAAAAATGAAAAATTTTTGGAAAATACTAAAGAATATGAATATGTTAATAGAGGTGGAACATTATTAGAAGCCCATTATGAGATTAATATTTCTAAGATGGAATTTTTAAAAATAACAGATTATTTTTTAGGAAGTCATACATATAATGTAAGTTACTCATATTATGAAAATTGGGTTGAAATGGAAATTTTAGTTACGAAACTTATAAATGAATTTAATAAAAGAATAGAAGTGGATATATCTAGGGATGAAATATTAATAGATGGATTATTAAATCATTTAAAACCAACAATTTATAGAATAAATAATAATATTGAACTAGAAAATTCTATTTATGAAGAGGTCTTAGAAAGTTATCCTCATTTGTATAAAATTACATCTGATGTTGTAAAACAGTTAGAGGATTACATAGGAAATAAATTTACAGAGGATGAAATTGCATTTTTATCAATACATTTTAAAGCAGCTATAGATAGGAATAAGGTAAAAAGTAAAAATAAAAAAAATGTTTTAATAGTTTGTGGATTAGGATATGGAACATCAAAATTATTATCACAAAAATTAAGAGAAATTTATTCTATAGAAATTGTAGATATAATACCTAAACATTTTTTAAAGAAAACTTTAAAAGAAAATGAAAATATTGATTGCATAATTACTAGTTTAGACTTAAGCGAAGAGAATATAGACAGGGAAATAATAAGAGTTCATCCTATTCTTATAGAAGAAGATATTAAAAAGTTAGATAAAAGTGGAATTAGTAGAAGAAATAAAAAAATATTATTTTCTAAATTAATGGATACTATAAAAAAATATTCAATAATAACTGAGGAAGAAAAACTTTTAGAAGAATTAAAGGATATTTTAGAGATTAACTTGGTGGATGATATTTCTCCGAAAAAACTTACAATTTTTGATATGCTAGATAAGAATTCTATAGTGAGAATGGAAAAAATTTCTTCTTGGGAGGAGGGAATTAAAATTGCAGGAAATATTTTAATGGAGAAGGGAGCAATAAAAGAAACATATATTGATGGAATGATTGAAACAATAAAAAAATATGGAAGTTATATGGTTTTAGCTCCAGGAATTGTATTTCCCCATGCAAGAACTGAAGAGAATGTAATTAAGAGTTCCTTTGGTATTTTACAATTGGATGAGGGGGTATTATTTCCTGGAAATAAATTAATAAAAACAATTGTGGCTTTTTCATCAAGGGATAATAAAGAACATATAGAAGCCTTTGTAGAAATTGTAGAGATATTTAATGGTCAAAATTTTTCAATGGATAATTTCATAAATAAAATTCAATAG
- a CDS encoding PTS sugar transporter subunit IIA: protein MLKKMLRGKIQILSEIENWEESIRIGSKPLLEKKLIEQTYVDKMIEKVKKFGFYVVLTENVAMPHSRPEDGVNETGMSLLKVDNPVKFGDSHINLIFVLAAKDNNSHIDALTNLVELLNDEKKVEEVIKAKSEEEILNLI, encoded by the coding sequence ATGTTAAAAAAGATGTTACGGGGTAAGATTCAAATCCTTTCAGAAATAGAAAATTGGGAAGAGAGTATAAGAATTGGATCAAAGCCATTATTAGAAAAAAAATTAATTGAACAGACCTATGTGGATAAAATGATTGAAAAAGTTAAAAAATTTGGATTTTATGTGGTTTTAACTGAAAATGTAGCAATGCCTCATAGTAGACCTGAAGATGGAGTAAATGAAACTGGAATGAGTTTACTAAAAGTTGATAATCCAGTTAAATTTGGAGATAGCCATATAAATTTAATATTTGTTTTAGCAGCAAAGGATAATAATAGTCATATAGATGCTCTAACAAATTTAGTAGAACTTTTAAATGATGAGAAAAAAGTGGAAGAAGTTATAAAAGCAAAAAGTGAAGAAGAAATTTTAAATTTAATATAG
- a CDS encoding PTS sugar transporter subunit IIB, translating to MKIVAVCGSGLGSSFMLEMNIKKVLKELGVTAEVEHTDLGSATEGSADLFVMATDIANSCSLKNKIALSSIINMKELKEKLEEEFKNRGIL from the coding sequence ATGAAAATAGTTGCAGTATGTGGTTCTGGATTAGGAAGTAGCTTTATGTTAGAGATGAATATTAAAAAAGTTTTAAAAGAATTAGGAGTGACAGCTGAAGTTGAACATACAGATTTAGGATCGGCAACAGAGGGATCGGCAGATTTATTTGTAATGGCAACAGATATTGCAAATAGTTGTTCTTTAAAAAATAAAATAGCTTTAAGTAGTATTATCAATATGAAAGAGTTAAAGGAAAAATTAGAAGAAGAATTTAAAAACAGAGGAATTTTATAA